The proteins below are encoded in one region of Oncorhynchus masou masou isolate Uvic2021 chromosome 15, UVic_Omas_1.1, whole genome shotgun sequence:
- the LOC135555164 gene encoding ras-related and estrogen-regulated growth inhibitor-like protein isoform X1 yields MNDIKLALLGSEGAGKSAVLVRFLTKRFIGEYASNTNSLYRKRLSIDGRQLNLEVFDPCSQGTEARCIVEEPVDWADGFVVVYNISDRTSFINAENILQQIRETRIENCKGEVEVPVCLVGNKQDLCHARQVCEEEGRSLAQENRCLFQEVSAAESYQEIANLFTQLIRQVMEHLKYRADRRCYSSSKSMAKLINNMFGKRRKSV; encoded by the exons ATGAACGACATCAAACTGGCCCTGCTGGGCAGTGAGGGCGCTGGGAAATCAG CTGTCCTGGTGCGGTTTCTGACCAAGCGCTTCATCGGGGAGTACGCCTCCAACACTA ATTCCCTGTATCGTAAAAGACTATCCATTGACGGTAGACAGCTGAACCTGGAGGTGTTTGACCCTTGCTCTCAG GGAACTGAGGCTAGGTGTATAGTGGAGGAGCCGGTGGACTGGGCTGATGGTTTTGTGGTGGTGTACAACATCAGCGACCGAACATCCTTCATCAATGCCGAAAACATTCTGCAGCAGATCAGAGAGACACGGATTGAGAACTGCAAAGG GGAGGTGGAGGTGCCAGTCTGTCTTGTGGGCAACAAGCAGGACCTGTGCCACGCCCGGCAGGTTTGTGAGGAGGAGGGCCGCTCGCTGGCGCAGGAGAACCGCTGCCTCTTCCAGGAGGTGTCGGCGGCCGAGAGCTACCAGGAGATCGCTAACCTCTTCACCCAGCTCATCAGACAAGTGATGGAGCACCTCAAGTACCGCGCCGACCGACGCTGCTACAGCAGCTCCAAGTCTATGGCCAAGCTTATCAACAATATGTTTGGCAAGAGGAGGAAGTCCGTGTGA
- the LOC135555164 gene encoding ras-related and estrogen-regulated growth inhibitor-like protein isoform X2, which produces MNDIKLALLGSEGAGKSDSLYRKRLSIDGRQLNLEVFDPCSQGTEARCIVEEPVDWADGFVVVYNISDRTSFINAENILQQIRETRIENCKGEVEVPVCLVGNKQDLCHARQVCEEEGRSLAQENRCLFQEVSAAESYQEIANLFTQLIRQVMEHLKYRADRRCYSSSKSMAKLINNMFGKRRKSV; this is translated from the exons ATGAACGACATCAAACTGGCCCTGCTGGGCAGTGAGGGCGCTGGGAAATCAG ATTCCCTGTATCGTAAAAGACTATCCATTGACGGTAGACAGCTGAACCTGGAGGTGTTTGACCCTTGCTCTCAG GGAACTGAGGCTAGGTGTATAGTGGAGGAGCCGGTGGACTGGGCTGATGGTTTTGTGGTGGTGTACAACATCAGCGACCGAACATCCTTCATCAATGCCGAAAACATTCTGCAGCAGATCAGAGAGACACGGATTGAGAACTGCAAAGG GGAGGTGGAGGTGCCAGTCTGTCTTGTGGGCAACAAGCAGGACCTGTGCCACGCCCGGCAGGTTTGTGAGGAGGAGGGCCGCTCGCTGGCGCAGGAGAACCGCTGCCTCTTCCAGGAGGTGTCGGCGGCCGAGAGCTACCAGGAGATCGCTAACCTCTTCACCCAGCTCATCAGACAAGTGATGGAGCACCTCAAGTACCGCGCCGACCGACGCTGCTACAGCAGCTCCAAGTCTATGGCCAAGCTTATCAACAATATGTTTGGCAAGAGGAGGAAGTCCGTGTGA